In Herbinix luporum, a single window of DNA contains:
- a CDS encoding inorganic phosphate transporter: protein MTISLNDFLQQLSNPALFITVVLILGVILVNGWTDAPNAIATCVSTRAISPRNAIIMASVFNFLGVLIMTMVNKAVAETISKMVNFGESKNALVALCAALFAIVVWATAAWAFGIPTSESHALIAGVTGAAIALQGGKGINGNEWINVIYGLFMSTLLGFGLGFGVTKLIGFIFKNVDRRKTTKFFKNAQVAGGAAMAFMHGAQDGQKFMGIFMLGIVLSGGKGSVAQLEIPIWLMVLCSAVMALGTSIGGYRIIKTVGMGMVKLDTYQGFSADAAAAISLLAASLTGIPVSTTHTKTTAIMGVGASKRISSVNWSIVREMVAAWILTFPGCGLLGFLMAHLFMRLF from the coding sequence ATGACAATCTCATTAAATGATTTCCTACAGCAGCTGTCTAACCCTGCATTATTTATTACAGTTGTATTAATACTAGGGGTTATTTTGGTTAACGGATGGACAGATGCACCCAATGCAATTGCTACCTGTGTATCCACTAGAGCTATCTCCCCTAGAAATGCAATTATAATGGCATCTGTATTTAACTTCTTAGGTGTCCTTATAATGACTATGGTAAACAAGGCAGTTGCAGAGACCATATCTAAAATGGTCAACTTTGGCGAAAGCAAAAATGCTTTGGTTGCACTTTGTGCAGCTTTATTTGCCATAGTAGTATGGGCTACCGCTGCTTGGGCATTTGGTATTCCTACCAGTGAATCCCATGCACTTATTGCAGGAGTTACCGGTGCAGCAATTGCCCTGCAGGGTGGAAAAGGAATTAACGGCAATGAATGGATCAATGTTATATATGGTCTGTTTATGTCCACTCTTTTGGGATTTGGATTAGGTTTTGGAGTAACTAAACTAATCGGCTTTATTTTTAAAAATGTGGACCGACGAAAAACCACCAAATTCTTTAAAAACGCTCAGGTTGCCGGTGGAGCTGCCATGGCCTTTATGCATGGGGCCCAAGACGGACAAAAATTTATGGGTATCTTCATGCTGGGAATTGTCCTTTCCGGGGGAAAAGGCAGTGTTGCCCAATTAGAAATTCCCATCTGGCTTATGGTTTTGTGTTCGGCTGTTATGGCACTGGGAACCTCTATCGGAGGCTATCGAATTATTAAAACCGTAGGTATGGGTATGGTAAAACTAGACACATATCAAGGTTTTTCTGCCGACGCTGCCGCAGCAATCAGCCTTCTTGCAGCATCTTTAACAGGAATTCCTGTTAGTACTACTCATACTAAGACTACCGCAATTATGGGTGTAGGGGCTTCTAAAAGAATTTCCTCTGTCAATTGGAGTATTGTAAGAGAAATGGTTGCCGCTTGGATACTAACCTTTCCCGGTTGCGGTTTACTAGGATTTCTTATGGCACATCTATTTATGAGATTATTTTAA
- a CDS encoding DUF47 domain-containing protein: MKRKKGFNYFEAFVNLSKYSLSSAEILHKTMTEFKSSQLPNRVKEMHEIEHSADLAKHDIMNHLVKEFLPPIEREDIITLSQEIDDVTDSVEDVLLFINMFNIKSIRAEVLKFTKLISTCCKSVYELMIEFQNFKHSKSLHNKIVEINRLEEEGDGLYMEMMRNLYSSTKDPVELMTWTEILHRLEKCCDNCEDVADIIEQIVMKNS; this comes from the coding sequence ATGAAGAGAAAAAAAGGATTTAACTATTTTGAAGCTTTTGTAAATTTATCAAAATACTCCTTATCATCAGCAGAAATCCTCCATAAAACCATGACTGAATTTAAATCTTCCCAGTTACCTAATAGGGTAAAAGAGATGCATGAAATCGAACATAGTGCAGATCTTGCAAAACATGATATTATGAATCACTTAGTAAAAGAATTTCTTCCTCCCATAGAACGGGAAGATATTATTACCTTATCTCAAGAAATCGACGATGTGACCGATTCAGTTGAAGATGTTCTTTTATTCATTAATATGTTTAATATAAAAAGTATTCGAGCAGAAGTTTTAAAATTCACTAAGCTTATTTCCACCTGTTGTAAATCCGTGTATGAACTTATGATAGAATTTCAAAATTTCAAACATTCCAAATCTCTCCATAATAAGATTGTAGAAATAAATCGCCTTGAGGAAGAAGGGGATGGCCTCTATATGGAGATGATGCGTAATTTATATTCCTCTACTAAAGATCCTGTTGAATTAATGACATGGACAGAAATACTACATAGACTAGAAAAATGTTGTGATAATTGTGAAGATGTCGCGGATATTATAGAACAGATTGTTATGAAAAACTCCTAA
- the ytvI gene encoding sporulation integral membrane protein YtvI, whose protein sequence is MNIEKQKAFLLHVIYIAFILGLGYIAIKYILPLLMPFVIGLIIAILFRKIIDYIEKKTRIKRSLVSIIILIIFYSILIMIISKIGSKVFTFLKDLFGQLPDLYRYAIEPAIEKTAHNIIEQFPDVRTYVEEFTLNISDTLFTFVKNASTAVITTITGFAGRVPSILIKLIFTIVSSFFFTIDYYKISDFILRQFNEERKEMIVKLKDNGLGTIGKFIKAYAAIISITFLELSIGFWILKIPNPFIFGALIAIIDVMPILGTGAVLIPWSIINLILGNTKLGIGMLILYIVITAVRQTIEPKIVGQQIGLHPIITLVLMYVGAQLIGVLGLLLLPVIATIIKTLNDEGTIHLFK, encoded by the coding sequence ATGAATATTGAAAAACAGAAAGCATTTCTATTACATGTAATTTATATAGCATTTATTTTGGGGCTTGGATATATTGCTATTAAGTATATCCTTCCCTTACTTATGCCCTTTGTAATAGGCTTAATAATTGCTATATTATTTAGGAAAATAATCGACTATATAGAAAAAAAGACCCGTATTAAGCGTTCCCTTGTTTCTATTATAATTCTAATTATTTTTTATAGTATTTTGATAATGATTATAAGTAAAATCGGGTCCAAGGTATTTACCTTCTTAAAAGATTTATTTGGTCAGCTTCCTGATTTATACCGATATGCCATAGAACCGGCCATAGAAAAAACAGCCCATAATATTATTGAACAATTTCCCGATGTAAGAACCTATGTTGAAGAATTTACCCTTAATATTAGTGATACTTTATTTACATTTGTAAAAAATGCTTCCACAGCAGTTATAACTACCATAACGGGTTTTGCCGGAAGAGTTCCCTCTATTTTAATTAAACTGATTTTTACTATAGTATCATCTTTCTTTTTTACTATTGATTACTATAAGATATCTGATTTTATACTCCGTCAATTTAATGAAGAACGTAAAGAAATGATAGTAAAACTTAAGGATAATGGTTTAGGAACCATAGGCAAATTTATTAAGGCTTACGCTGCCATTATATCTATTACCTTCCTAGAACTGTCCATAGGATTTTGGATACTGAAAATACCTAATCCATTTATATTTGGTGCCTTAATTGCTATTATTGATGTAATGCCCATTCTTGGTACCGGTGCAGTCCTTATTCCCTGGTCAATAATAAACCTAATTCTGGGAAATACCAAACTTGGTATAGGGATGCTTATCCTTTATATTGTAATTACAGCTGTAAGGCAAACCATAGAACCAAAGATTGTAGGACAGCAAATAGGACTTCATCCGATTATAACCTTGGTTTTAATGTATGTGGGGGCACAACTGATAGGTGTGCTGGGCTTACTGCTTTTACCGGTAATTGCAACCATTATTAAAACCTTAAATGATGAAGGAACAATTCATCTATTTAAATAA
- a CDS encoding DUF1540 domain-containing protein, which yields MLTRKMDKPNEGIRCVVNTCEYYMNGDHCAAEQIQVEPRNASDSDQTDCATFKKRDSFS from the coding sequence ATGCTTACAAGAAAAATGGATAAACCCAATGAAGGAATAAGATGTGTAGTTAATACCTGTGAATATTATATGAACGGCGACCATTGTGCCGCTGAGCAGATACAGGTAGAACCAAGAAATGCCAGTGATTCTGATCAAACAGACTGTGCTACTTTTAAAAAGAGGGATAGCTTTAGCTAA
- a CDS encoding DUF2935 domain-containing protein, giving the protein MLSRAEYIRQSLETHLFFGRIMKEHSFFLEVGFTPRDEKFTRQADELRIAFEEFLADCVALADGVISKTAIKSGEFVTQYTLEAEKLTEFYTGIPFKTKITQAEKNLMAGSDFHPLMERKVFALNRRALSLLDSIIRFKTTILNEVLNCKMFTLNYPLLIDHILREAKLYRRLIQKLQAREFINIQKEALDQEAFWNRIMAEHAKFIRGLLDPSEEELFDIADQFGQEFDELTCKAKEAMDKTTPTDLMRITEESLEATREIRDFKGQATEGLLDCKIKSIILPLLADHTLREANHYIRLLKIFQYNK; this is encoded by the coding sequence ATGTTATCACGGGCAGAATATATTAGGCAATCCCTTGAGACTCATTTGTTTTTTGGAAGAATTATGAAGGAACATTCTTTTTTCTTAGAAGTAGGTTTTACCCCCAGAGATGAGAAATTTACCAGACAGGCCGATGAACTTAGGATTGCTTTTGAAGAATTTCTGGCAGATTGTGTTGCACTGGCTGACGGAGTTATCAGTAAGACGGCCATAAAATCAGGAGAATTTGTTACTCAATATACCTTAGAAGCAGAGAAGTTGACGGAATTTTATACAGGAATACCTTTTAAGACTAAGATTACTCAGGCAGAGAAAAACTTAATGGCAGGCAGTGACTTCCATCCATTAATGGAACGGAAAGTATTTGCCTTAAATAGAAGAGCTCTATCTTTACTGGATAGTATTATTAGATTTAAAACAACAATCCTTAATGAAGTCTTAAATTGCAAAATGTTTACCCTTAACTATCCGCTTTTGATAGATCATATCTTAAGAGAAGCTAAGTTATACCGGCGGCTGATTCAAAAGCTTCAAGCAAGGGAATTTATTAATATTCAAAAAGAGGCATTGGATCAGGAGGCCTTCTGGAATCGAATCATGGCAGAGCATGCTAAGTTTATCCGGGGACTTCTAGATCCTTCTGAAGAAGAATTGTTTGATATAGCAGACCAATTTGGACAGGAATTTGATGAACTGACATGTAAAGCTAAAGAAGCCATGGATAAGACTACACCGACGGATCTTATGAGGATTACAGAGGAAAGTTTAGAAGCTACTAGGGAAATTCGTGATTTTAAAGGTCAGGCAACAGAAGGACTTTTAGACTGCAAAATAAAGTCCATAATATTACCGCTTCTGGCAGATCATACCTTAAGGGAAGCTAACCATTATATTAGACTTTTAAAAATTTTCCAATATAATAAATAA
- a CDS encoding LysM peptidoglycan-binding domain-containing protein has protein sequence MNGTIQYTIRPYDTLWMLAQIFNTTVESIMQLNPGLDPRSLQVGRVITIRPGFQYYSSYPQDNDMMDDMMDDEFGSMLPDLMDYFHMLWSQHVMWTRMVMLGIIFDLPELEFATARLLRNASDFANVLRIFYGSDVAQEFENLFRNHITIAAEFIQAAKAGDNSQVEEVWQRWVDNGNQIAEFLARINPNWSVEDWNAMLMEHLELLADNVMLMLEQNYQASVEGFDEIFTQAMEMADMMAEGIAMQFPER, from the coding sequence ATGAATGGTACGATACAGTATACAATTCGACCCTATGACACCTTATGGATGTTAGCACAAATATTTAATACCACTGTAGAGTCGATTATGCAGCTAAATCCGGGGTTAGATCCAAGAAGTCTTCAAGTGGGGCGAGTGATTACAATTAGACCCGGATTTCAGTATTATTCTTCATATCCCCAAGATAATGATATGATGGATGACATGATGGATGATGAATTTGGCAGTATGCTGCCGGATTTGATGGATTACTTCCATATGCTTTGGAGCCAGCATGTAATGTGGACTAGAATGGTAATGCTGGGTATTATCTTTGATCTTCCTGAGCTTGAATTTGCCACTGCAAGACTTCTTCGTAATGCCAGTGATTTTGCCAATGTACTGCGCATCTTTTATGGTAGTGATGTTGCACAGGAGTTTGAAAATCTCTTTAGAAACCATATAACAATTGCAGCGGAGTTTATACAGGCAGCCAAGGCAGGGGATAATAGTCAAGTAGAAGAAGTATGGCAAAGATGGGTTGACAATGGCAATCAGATAGCTGAATTTCTTGCTAGAATTAACCCCAATTGGAGTGTTGAGGATTGGAATGCAATGCTTATGGAGCATCTGGAGTTATTAGCTGATAATGTAATGCTTATGTTGGAGCAAAATTATCAAGCTTCCGTGGAAGGTTTTGATGAAATATTTACACAGGCTATGGAAATGGCAGATATGATGGCTGAAGGAATTGCTATGCAGTTTCCTGAACGATAG
- a CDS encoding EamA family transporter, producing MWVIYALLSAIFAALVSILAKKGLEGINSNLATAIRTFVVLIAAWGIVFLTGKHKEITNLTSKNWRFLIYSGLATGASWLFYFRALQLGEASKVAPIDKLSVVFTMVLAFIFLGEQVSAKAIIGGLLIAAGTLVLVL from the coding sequence ATGTGGGTTATATACGCATTACTATCTGCAATTTTTGCTGCCTTGGTATCAATTCTTGCCAAAAAAGGTTTAGAGGGAATAAACTCTAACTTAGCAACAGCTATTAGAACCTTTGTTGTTCTTATTGCGGCTTGGGGTATTGTTTTTCTTACAGGAAAACATAAAGAGATTACCAATCTTACAAGTAAGAACTGGCGTTTTTTGATTTATTCCGGTTTAGCCACCGGTGCCTCTTGGCTCTTTTATTTTAGGGCCCTACAGCTTGGGGAAGCATCAAAAGTTGCCCCTATTGATAAATTAAGTGTTGTATTTACCATGGTATTGGCTTTTATATTCTTAGGTGAACAAGTTTCGGCAAAGGCAATTATAGGAGGATTATTAATTGCTGCAGGTACCTTAGTATTGGTTTTATAA
- the leuD gene encoding 3-isopropylmalate dehydratase small subunit, with product MKVAGRVHRYGDNVDTDVIIPARYLNTSDPKELAKYCMIDIDKDFTSKVKPGDIMVAGKNFGCGSSREHAPIAIKASGISCVIAETFARIFYRNSINIGLPIIECPEASKDIEDGDELEVDFDKGIIYNLTKKKQYQGQAFPEFMQKIIKAEGLINYINTK from the coding sequence ATGAAAGTAGCAGGAAGAGTACATCGGTATGGAGATAATGTGGATACGGACGTTATAATCCCGGCCAGATACTTAAATACATCTGACCCAAAGGAGCTTGCCAAATACTGTATGATAGATATTGATAAGGATTTTACAAGCAAGGTAAAGCCCGGGGATATTATGGTTGCAGGAAAGAATTTCGGATGCGGATCTTCAAGGGAACATGCTCCTATTGCAATTAAAGCATCCGGTATCAGCTGTGTTATAGCAGAAACCTTTGCAAGAATTTTTTACCGAAATTCAATTAATATCGGACTACCTATTATAGAATGTCCCGAAGCTTCTAAAGATATAGAAGATGGTGATGAACTTGAGGTGGATTTTGACAAGGGAATAATCTATAATCTGACCAAGAAAAAACAGTATCAAGGTCAGGCCTTTCCGGAATTTATGCAAAAGATAATAAAGGCAGAAGGTCTGATAAATTATATAAATACAAAATAA
- the leuC gene encoding 3-isopropylmalate dehydratase large subunit produces the protein MGMTMTQKILAAHTGLDKVSAGQLIEVDLDLVLGNDVTAPVAIKEMEKFKSKQVFDKDKIALVPDHFTPNKDIKSAQNCQCMREFAMDNDITNYFEIGEMGIEHALLPEKGLVVAGDVVIGADSHTCTYGALGAFSTGVGSTDMAAGMATGKAWFKVPSAIKFVLKGKPSKWVSGKDIILHIIGMIGVDGARYQSMEFVGEGIKNLTMDDRFTIANMAIEAGAKNGIFPVDDITIQYMKDHSTKPYTIYEADEDADYDKVYEIDLSAIKPTVAFPHLPENTHTIDQVGDIKIDQVVIGSCTNGRLDDLRIAAKVLKDRKVAKGIRTIIFPATQKIYLQALEEGLISTFIKAGAVVSTPTCGPCLGGHMGVLAAGERAVATTNRNFVGRMGHVESEVYLASPAVAAASAVTGKISGPEELGL, from the coding sequence ATGGGTATGACAATGACTCAGAAGATTTTGGCTGCACATACGGGCTTAGATAAGGTCAGTGCAGGTCAACTTATAGAGGTGGATTTAGACCTGGTTCTAGGTAATGATGTTACCGCTCCAGTAGCTATAAAGGAGATGGAGAAGTTTAAATCTAAGCAGGTGTTTGATAAGGATAAAATTGCCTTGGTGCCGGATCATTTTACTCCTAATAAGGATATAAAATCCGCACAAAATTGCCAGTGCATGAGAGAGTTTGCCATGGACAATGATATTACTAATTATTTTGAAATCGGTGAAATGGGCATAGAACATGCACTTTTGCCGGAAAAAGGCCTTGTGGTGGCAGGGGATGTGGTTATAGGAGCAGATTCTCATACCTGTACATATGGTGCCTTAGGGGCTTTTTCCACAGGGGTGGGAAGTACAGATATGGCAGCAGGTATGGCAACAGGTAAGGCCTGGTTTAAGGTACCCTCAGCAATAAAATTTGTCCTAAAGGGCAAGCCTTCTAAATGGGTTAGCGGCAAGGATATTATCCTGCATATTATAGGTATGATTGGTGTAGACGGAGCCAGATATCAAAGTATGGAATTTGTAGGAGAGGGAATTAAAAATCTTACTATGGATGATCGTTTTACCATTGCCAATATGGCCATAGAAGCAGGAGCTAAGAATGGAATCTTTCCTGTGGATGATATTACCATTCAGTATATGAAGGACCATTCAACAAAGCCCTATACTATTTATGAAGCAGATGAGGATGCTGACTACGACAAAGTTTATGAAATAGATTTAAGTGCTATTAAGCCTACGGTAGCCTTTCCTCATTTACCGGAAAATACCCATACTATTGACCAGGTAGGGGATATAAAGATTGACCAGGTTGTAATTGGTTCATGTACTAACGGAAGGTTAGATGATTTAAGGATAGCTGCCAAAGTCTTAAAGGATAGAAAAGTAGCTAAGGGAATTCGTACAATTATCTTTCCTGCCACCCAGAAGATTTACTTACAGGCCCTTGAAGAAGGCCTGATATCAACCTTTATTAAGGCTGGGGCAGTGGTAAGTACCCCTACATGCGGACCTTGTCTGGGAGGACATATGGGAGTACTGGCTGCCGGAGAAAGAGCGGTAGCTACTACCAACCGTAATTTTGTCGGCCGTATGGGACATGTGGAATCGGAAGTTTATCTGGCCAGCCCCGCAGTAGCTGCAGCCAGTGCTGTTACCGGCAAGATATCAGGACCGGAAGAGTTAGGCTTATAG
- the leuB gene encoding 3-isopropylmalate dehydrogenase, whose translation MEYNIAVIPGDGIGPEIIREAMKVLDAVGRKYGHNFSYTQVLMGGVSIDATGVPLTDEALMTAKNSDAVLLGAVGGNVGGSNWYSLPPHLRPEAGLLALRKGLNLYANIRPAILFDELKAACPLREDIIGEGFDFVVVRELTGGLYFGDRWTKEVDGLRTATDTLVYNENEIARIAKIAFEIARKRRKKVCSVDKANVLDSSRLWRQVTKEVAENYPDVELVDMLVDNCAMQIVKDPGQFDVILTENMFGDILSDEASMVTGSIGMLSSASLGEGKLGLYEPSHGSAPDIAGQNKANPIATILSAAMMLRYSFDLDMEADRVEEAVRKVLKKGYRTVDIMSPEKTLVGTDKMGDLIAQEV comes from the coding sequence ATGGAGTATAATATAGCAGTTATTCCCGGTGACGGTATTGGCCCTGAGATTATAAGAGAGGCGATGAAGGTACTTGACGCAGTAGGAAGAAAATATGGCCATAATTTTAGCTATACCCAGGTTCTTATGGGTGGAGTATCAATTGATGCCACTGGAGTACCTCTTACCGATGAAGCACTTATGACTGCCAAAAACAGTGATGCAGTTTTATTAGGTGCTGTAGGAGGCAATGTAGGGGGATCTAACTGGTACAGCCTTCCTCCCCATTTAAGGCCTGAAGCTGGACTTTTAGCACTAAGAAAAGGCCTAAATCTTTATGCAAATATTAGACCGGCTATTCTTTTTGATGAGTTAAAAGCTGCCTGCCCATTAAGAGAGGATATTATAGGAGAGGGATTTGATTTTGTGGTAGTTAGGGAATTAACAGGGGGATTATACTTTGGTGACCGGTGGACTAAAGAGGTTGACGGCCTTCGGACTGCCACAGATACATTAGTTTATAATGAGAATGAGATTGCTAGGATTGCAAAAATTGCCTTTGAAATTGCCAGAAAAAGAAGAAAAAAGGTTTGCAGTGTTGATAAGGCTAATGTACTTGATTCATCTAGGCTCTGGAGGCAGGTAACAAAAGAAGTTGCAGAAAATTATCCGGATGTGGAACTGGTTGATATGCTAGTTGACAATTGTGCTATGCAGATTGTAAAAGATCCCGGCCAATTTGACGTAATACTTACTGAGAATATGTTTGGTGATATTTTATCCGATGAAGCCAGTATGGTAACAGGTTCCATAGGTATGCTATCTAGTGCAAGCCTTGGGGAGGGCAAACTTGGCTTATATGAACCTAGCCATGGTTCTGCCCCTGATATTGCCGGACAAAATAAAGCTAATCCTATTGCAACAATCTTATCCGCTGCCATGATGCTTAGGTATTCTTTTGATCTTGATATGGAAGCTGATAGGGTTGAAGAGGCCGTAAGAAAAGTTTTAAAGAAAGGATATAGAACGGTGGATATTATGTCACCGGAAAAGACCTTGGTAGGAACTGATAAAATGGGAGATTTGATAGCCCAGGAAGTTTAA
- a CDS encoding LysR family transcriptional regulator: MDNQLYLYFVFNCVAETENISHAAKLLYVSQPAVSKAITNLEENLKQTLFIRSSRGVKLTDEGQLLYKYTKEAFEILKKGEDLMMHMKELGVGHLKIGVSSTLCKYILLPYLNRFLKAYPHIKITIESQSTIHTLKQLEKGTLDIGLVAKPANQKLYKFLPVDEIEDIFVATKDYLDNLRLREMDEDIFATANIMLLDEENISRIYINNYFKENNLTPKHILEVSSMDLLIEFAKTGLGVACVIKEFVHEELKKGQLIQIPLKKPVNKREVGFCYNHNSYLSNSMTKFIDFITNG; encoded by the coding sequence ATGGATAATCAATTATACTTATACTTCGTATTTAACTGTGTTGCAGAAACTGAAAACATTTCCCATGCCGCTAAGCTTTTATATGTTAGTCAACCTGCCGTAAGTAAGGCAATTACAAACCTAGAGGAAAATTTAAAGCAGACATTGTTTATAAGAAGTTCCAGAGGGGTAAAATTAACCGATGAGGGTCAGCTCCTATATAAATATACAAAAGAAGCTTTTGAAATTCTAAAAAAAGGGGAAGACTTGATGATGCATATGAAGGAACTGGGAGTGGGCCATCTAAAAATCGGTGTCAGCTCTACCCTATGCAAATATATCCTGCTGCCCTACCTAAACCGCTTTTTAAAGGCATATCCCCATATAAAGATAACAATAGAAAGTCAATCCACCATACACACCCTAAAACAACTGGAAAAGGGCACCCTAGATATAGGACTGGTGGCAAAACCGGCTAATCAAAAACTTTATAAATTTCTCCCAGTAGATGAAATTGAAGATATCTTCGTAGCCACCAAGGATTATCTTGATAATCTCCGGCTTAGGGAAATGGATGAGGATATATTTGCCACTGCCAATATCATGCTCCTTGATGAAGAAAATATATCAAGAATATATATAAATAATTATTTTAAAGAAAACAATCTTACCCCTAAGCATATACTTGAGGTAAGCAGTATGGACCTTTTAATTGAATTTGCCAAGACAGGTCTAGGGGTTGCCTGTGTTATCAAGGAATTTGTCCATGAAGAATTAAAAAAAGGCCAGCTTATTCAAATTCCTCTAAAAAAACCGGTAAATAAAAGAGAGGTTGGCTTTTGTTATAATCATAATAGCTACCTCTCAAATTCCATGACTAAATTTATAGATTTCATAACAAATGGTTAA
- a CDS encoding SH3 domain-containing protein, with the protein MKKNKIYIIIALSVFILAGCKSNNDQETYFIPTMAPEIIEDEWAYLDELLEDDEEENEETTNEEEPTNPITIKYVKLSSAGTSLNVRSAPSATESTVVGTLKHADSVEVISIENGWASINYNGQTCYVSAEFLVDDIPSR; encoded by the coding sequence ATGAAGAAAAATAAAATTTATATAATAATTGCTTTGTCGGTATTTATTTTAGCAGGATGTAAAAGCAATAATGATCAGGAAACTTATTTTATACCCACCATGGCTCCGGAAATTATAGAGGATGAATGGGCTTACTTAGATGAACTTCTTGAAGATGATGAGGAGGAAAATGAGGAAACAACTAATGAAGAAGAGCCGACTAATCCAATTACCATAAAATATGTAAAGCTTAGTTCAGCCGGTACTTCATTAAATGTAAGATCTGCTCCATCAGCAACTGAAAGCACTGTGGTGGGAACCTTGAAACATGCAGATTCGGTTGAAGTCATTTCTATAGAAAATGGCTGGGCCAGCATTAATTATAACGGACAGACATGCTATGTAAGTGCCGAATTTCTGGTAGATGATATTCCTTCACGGTAG
- a CDS encoding AraC family transcriptional regulator, with the protein MSINYDLTYNDFNPTVFYVSKCKMTKNGVYHNHDYTELAYILSGKGKYLVDGIEYDVEAGDLVICNPGIMHTHIVTNTKEPTIEFIAGFTDYHFKNMTQNSLEIKDGTCILKTTAEIKQKIMMHCYAMIAEKESCNVGKYFMIKTHLMQMLLLVMREIVDNEDYEQSTCNFDSYNKNHAVKKIINYLNENYNKKISLEQLAHNMYLSPVYISKIFKEETGESPINYLIKIRLEKAKDILLKDVNSSIKNIANQVGYEDAYHFSKLFKKYYGISPLHYRKKELEMRASNQ; encoded by the coding sequence GTGTCTATTAATTACGACTTAACATATAACGATTTTAATCCCACTGTATTTTATGTTTCCAAATGTAAAATGACCAAAAATGGTGTATATCATAATCATGATTATACAGAATTAGCTTATATCCTATCCGGTAAGGGAAAATACCTGGTTGATGGTATAGAGTATGATGTTGAAGCCGGGGATCTTGTAATATGCAATCCCGGCATTATGCATACACATATAGTTACTAATACAAAAGAACCTACCATTGAGTTTATCGCCGGTTTTACTGATTATCACTTTAAGAACATGACTCAAAATTCCTTAGAAATCAAAGACGGTACTTGTATCTTAAAAACCACCGCAGAAATAAAGCAAAAAATAATGATGCATTGCTATGCCATGATAGCAGAAAAAGAAAGCTGCAATGTCGGTAAATACTTTATGATAAAAACCCATCTTATGCAAATGCTCCTGCTTGTTATGCGTGAAATAGTGGATAATGAAGATTATGAACAGTCCACATGTAATTTTGATTCTTATAATAAGAATCATGCAGTAAAAAAAATCATAAATTATCTTAATGAAAATTATAATAAAAAGATATCTTTGGAACAGTTAGCACATAATATGTACCTGAGTCCTGTATATATATCAAAGATATTTAAAGAAGAAACCGGTGAGTCACCGATTAATTATCTAATTAAAATCCGTTTGGAAAAAGCAAAAGATATTTTACTTAAAGATGTAAATAGCAGCATAAAAAACATAGCCAATCAAGTGGGTTATGAAGATGCCTACCATTTCAGCAAGTTATTTAAGAAATATTATGGTATTTCTCCATTACATTACAGAAAAAAGGAATTGGAAATGAGAGCATCTAACCAGTAG